One window of the Burkholderia ubonensis subsp. mesacidophila genome contains the following:
- a CDS encoding MFS transporter, whose product MDTSRPAGNCEFPFSALRVTTLSLDYAKGFMLPLLVYQQSGGSTLAVGIAYFVEFMPRALLSPIFGSIIDRSVGKRLVFAVEALRLVLMLAWMLLGKTHFGWMLSSVVSLLSGMSLVYYEATAAQRLSPESLQRFQTRSQLLEPLARLIGPGVAALAFSHLSPRAAIGVLALGYGLLLAGSIAWRPATTRVFATVTGRWTLASEWRRFAALAQNTKLLVLTFAAGLLNVFFGVFQSLIAPTMIGLYGLPVAYSAMPSFVGGAISFVLCFLIPRVSKNLSPADFGTLGTLCLVAAAVVAAVNLGPWPFCLAFGLLIVGSALYGIFFRHMRYELIPEHQLAQGIGATTSVTTAFLPVAGLVTAATTDYPSVLVIGTIGIVVAAALYGSIRFAAGARAAGDPLAPTDS is encoded by the coding sequence ATGGACACCTCGCGACCGGCCGGCAACTGCGAATTCCCGTTTTCCGCGCTACGCGTGACGACGCTCTCGCTCGATTACGCGAAAGGCTTCATGCTGCCGCTGCTCGTCTATCAGCAGAGCGGCGGAAGCACGCTCGCCGTCGGCATTGCCTACTTCGTCGAATTCATGCCGCGCGCGCTGCTGTCGCCCATCTTCGGCTCGATCATCGATCGCAGCGTCGGCAAGCGGCTCGTGTTCGCCGTCGAAGCGCTCCGTCTCGTCTTGATGCTCGCGTGGATGCTGCTCGGCAAAACCCATTTCGGCTGGATGCTGTCGAGCGTCGTCTCGCTGCTTTCCGGCATGTCGCTCGTCTACTACGAGGCGACCGCTGCGCAACGGCTCTCTCCGGAATCACTGCAGCGATTCCAGACGCGCTCGCAGTTGCTCGAGCCGCTCGCGCGGCTCATCGGGCCCGGCGTCGCCGCGCTCGCGTTCTCGCATCTTTCCCCGCGCGCGGCGATCGGCGTCCTCGCGCTCGGCTACGGCCTGCTGCTGGCGGGATCGATCGCGTGGCGGCCGGCGACGACGCGTGTCTTCGCCACCGTCACGGGCCGCTGGACGCTGGCGTCCGAATGGCGCCGCTTCGCGGCGCTCGCGCAGAATACGAAACTGCTGGTGCTCACGTTCGCGGCCGGCCTGCTGAACGTGTTCTTCGGCGTGTTCCAGTCGCTGATCGCGCCGACGATGATCGGCCTCTACGGCCTGCCGGTCGCGTACAGCGCGATGCCGAGCTTCGTCGGCGGCGCCATCTCGTTCGTGCTGTGCTTCCTGATCCCGCGCGTGTCGAAGAATCTGTCTCCGGCGGATTTCGGCACGCTCGGCACGCTGTGCCTCGTCGCGGCGGCCGTCGTGGCGGCGGTCAACCTTGGGCCCTGGCCGTTCTGTCTTGCGTTCGGGCTACTGATCGTCGGCAGCGCGCTATACGGGATTTTCTTCCGCCACATGCGCTACGAACTGATTCCGGAGCATCAGCTCGCACAGGGCATCGGCGCGACCACCTCGGTCACGACCGCGTTCCTCCCCGTCGCCGGGCTCGTGACCGCGGCGACCACCGACTATCCGTCCGTGCTCGTCATCGGAACCATCGGGATCGTCGTCGCCGCCGCGCTCTATGGGTCGATCCGCTTCGCCGCGGGCGCGCGCGCCGCCGGCGACCCGCTCGCGCCCACCGACTCGTGA
- the pbpG gene encoding D-alanyl-D-alanine endopeptidase: MKAKRQSRWRLGGGTVLRAPHRSIVPIAVACLLAFTWPAAHAASKSKSHATTAPVAHKNPARAKPLPATTVKRAATRHGGRAGTHKASGAIRKVAFSPRRAPEARSFELTPSPRSLALRSNNVLMVDDTTGETLFDKNAQAVVPIASVTKLMTAMVVLDANAPLDEPIQVTEDDRDYEKFTGSRLSVGSTLSRSDMLHIALMSSENRAAAALSRYYPGGRAAFIDAMNRKASALGMTNTHFENPAGLSKNNVSTARDLAKMVGAAYQYPLIREYSTDANYAVDTGRGILRYRSTNILLRDPSWNIDVQKTGFINESGICLVMRVTIEGRPITMVLLDSSGKHSDFVDAARLRTMVMSGETRLTAAGAVSGS; the protein is encoded by the coding sequence ATGAAAGCGAAACGCCAGTCACGCTGGCGCCTGGGCGGTGGAACCGTCCTGCGCGCCCCGCACCGAAGCATCGTGCCCATTGCTGTCGCATGCCTGCTCGCTTTCACCTGGCCCGCCGCCCACGCGGCATCGAAATCGAAGTCGCACGCCACGACGGCTCCGGTCGCTCACAAGAACCCGGCCCGTGCGAAACCGCTCCCTGCCACGACGGTCAAGCGCGCGGCCACGCGACACGGTGGCCGCGCCGGCACGCACAAGGCTTCCGGCGCGATCCGCAAGGTGGCGTTCTCGCCGCGCCGCGCGCCGGAAGCGCGTTCGTTCGAGCTGACACCGTCGCCGCGATCGCTGGCCTTGCGCTCGAACAACGTGCTGATGGTCGACGACACTACCGGCGAGACGCTGTTCGACAAGAACGCGCAAGCGGTCGTGCCGATCGCGTCGGTCACGAAGCTGATGACCGCCATGGTCGTGCTCGACGCGAACGCGCCGCTCGACGAACCGATTCAGGTGACGGAAGACGACCGCGACTACGAGAAATTCACCGGCTCGCGCCTGTCGGTCGGCTCGACCCTGAGCCGCTCGGACATGCTTCACATCGCGCTGATGTCGTCCGAGAACCGCGCCGCGGCAGCGTTGTCCCGATACTACCCGGGCGGCCGGGCCGCCTTCATCGACGCGATGAACCGCAAGGCCAGCGCGCTCGGGATGACGAACACGCATTTCGAGAATCCGGCCGGCCTGTCGAAAAACAATGTGTCGACCGCGCGCGATCTCGCGAAGATGGTCGGCGCCGCGTACCAGTACCCGCTGATTCGCGAGTATTCGACCGATGCCAATTACGCAGTCGATACCGGGCGCGGCATCCTGAGGTACCGCAGCACCAACATCCTGCTGCGCGATCCCAGCTGGAACATCGATGTGCAGAAGACCGGCTTCATCAACGAATCGGGCATCTGCCTCGTGATGCGCGTGACGATCGAAGGACGGCCGATCACGATGGTCCTGCTCGACTCGTCGGGCAAGCACTCCGATTTCGTCGACGCGGCCCGCCTGCGGACCATGGTCATGTCGGGCGAGACCCGCCTCACCGCAGCCGGCGCGGTCAGCGGCAGCTAG
- a CDS encoding autotransporter domain-containing protein: MKINSPILRSLRAVILGAVLAAPAAAHAYAFYALGDSLTDNGRVVRLTGILPNATSTIFRDGRSSNGPVWADYLPSLIGANFAADHDYAINGALSGHGGYLNIAPNRPTWRNLPGFTDQVDELLSAHPHLRSDDLVGIWIGTNDQDLTKASLNGIEPFLGVPRPTNIAEMSAYTLSNVNAQMQRLIDAGGRQFVILNLNDAAGTRPGYVDYNGKLPGDLVQFARQGVNIHLFDVAGLLNQMRANPSAYGLNETPEVQCRNVAACKTGSVEVQNTYLTADGTHMMTRAHAFIARYIANQLNAPAAIAVAPEMGLDVARASALQALMSADGGPAGPARVAVSDRLSVFADGGYTRSFHGAAAGIDEFGSTVETFSLGAEYRLSGASRFGALFSSGNANASVAGGQGTLGLHSYRLGIYHAFDRAGLFARAYFGAGWETYRFDRAGVLPQSISANTNGFDFGGIVKVGYLYPFGMVDVGPVADLGYTQLVTRGYTENGDALLVQNVGMQRLKGVSGGAGMRIVAPLAIAGLRGGELSAEATLRHDAFNDRTLVTSQRYAPELPINTMVDGTRATYGRLSISASIQATRTWRGKLGVQADVGNAQRRAYNLFATLGATF; the protein is encoded by the coding sequence ATGAAAATCAACAGTCCGATCCTGCGATCGCTCCGGGCGGTCATCCTTGGGGCCGTGCTCGCGGCGCCGGCCGCGGCCCATGCATACGCGTTCTACGCGCTGGGCGACAGCCTGACCGACAACGGCCGTGTCGTCAGGCTGACCGGCATCCTGCCGAACGCGACGTCGACGATCTTCCGCGACGGCCGGTCGTCGAACGGGCCGGTCTGGGCGGACTATCTGCCGAGCCTCATCGGCGCGAACTTCGCGGCCGACCACGATTACGCGATCAACGGCGCGTTGAGCGGTCATGGCGGTTACTTGAACATCGCGCCCAACCGGCCGACCTGGCGAAATCTGCCGGGCTTCACCGATCAGGTCGACGAATTGCTGAGCGCCCATCCGCATCTGCGGTCCGACGATCTGGTCGGCATCTGGATCGGAACGAACGACCAGGACTTGACGAAGGCGAGCCTGAACGGCATCGAGCCGTTTCTCGGCGTGCCCAGGCCGACCAATATCGCGGAAATGAGCGCCTACACGCTGTCGAACGTCAATGCGCAGATGCAGCGCCTGATCGACGCGGGCGGCCGTCAATTTGTCATCCTGAACCTGAACGACGCCGCCGGCACGCGGCCCGGTTACGTCGACTACAACGGCAAGCTGCCGGGAGATCTCGTCCAGTTCGCGCGGCAGGGCGTGAACATCCATCTGTTCGACGTGGCGGGACTGCTGAACCAGATGCGCGCGAATCCGTCCGCGTACGGGCTGAACGAGACGCCGGAGGTCCAGTGCCGCAACGTGGCGGCGTGCAAGACGGGCTCCGTCGAGGTGCAGAACACGTATCTGACCGCGGACGGCACGCACATGATGACGCGTGCCCATGCGTTCATCGCGCGGTATATCGCCAACCAGCTCAACGCGCCGGCCGCGATCGCGGTTGCGCCGGAAATGGGCCTCGATGTCGCGCGGGCGAGCGCGCTGCAGGCGCTGATGAGCGCCGACGGCGGTCCCGCCGGCCCGGCGCGCGTTGCCGTATCGGACCGCCTGTCGGTGTTCGCCGACGGCGGATATACGCGCAGCTTCCACGGCGCGGCGGCCGGCATCGACGAATTCGGCAGCACCGTGGAGACGTTCTCGCTCGGCGCCGAATACCGGCTGTCCGGCGCGTCGCGGTTCGGCGCGCTGTTCTCGAGCGGCAATGCGAACGCATCGGTTGCGGGCGGGCAGGGCACGCTCGGGCTCCATTCGTACCGGCTCGGCATCTATCACGCGTTCGATCGCGCCGGGCTGTTCGCGCGCGCCTATTTCGGCGCGGGGTGGGAGACTTACCGGTTCGATCGCGCGGGCGTCCTGCCGCAGTCGATCAGCGCGAATACAAACGGATTCGACTTCGGCGGCATCGTCAAGGTCGGTTACCTGTACCCGTTCGGCATGGTCGACGTCGGCCCCGTCGCCGACCTGGGCTATACGCAGCTCGTCACCCGCGGCTATACGGAAAATGGCGACGCGCTCCTCGTGCAGAACGTCGGCATGCAGCGGCTGAAGGGCGTGAGCGGTGGAGCGGGCATGCGCATCGTGGCGCCGCTCGCGATCGCGGGGCTGCGGGGCGGCGAACTGAGCGCCGAGGCGACGCTGCGTCACGACGCGTTCAACGACCGGACGCTCGTCACGTCCCAGCGCTACGCGCCGGAGTTGCCGATCAACACGATGGTCGACGGCACCCGCGCGACCTACGGACGACTGTCGATCTCGGCGAGCATCCAGGCGACCCGCACGTGGCGCGGCAAGCTGGGCGTGCAGGCCGACGTCGGCAATGCGCAGCGTCGCGCCTACAATCTGTTCGCGACGCTCGGCGCGACGTTCTGA
- the selB gene encoding selenocysteine-specific translation elongation factor: MIVGTAGHIDHGKTTLVRALTGVDTDRLKEEKARGISIELGYAYTPLDNGDVLGLIDVPGHEKLIHTMAAGACGIDFALLVIAADDGVMPQTREHLAILQLLGVSHGAIALTKGDRVDDARRAQVRDEIAAWLHESTLAEAPVFETCATDAADAGVAALKRHLSDAAIAWRARRDDGLFRLAVDRVFTLAGQGTVVTGTAFAGHANTGETLAIVRTGRAARVRSIHAQNRPVDVGHAGERCALNLAGIDKADIERGDTIADARLVATSPRIDVELTLLADAGLTLTHWAPLHVHLGTLHRVAHVALLDGESLAAGQRMRAQLVFDEPVFALPGDRYIVRNPQATRTVGGGRVLDPFGPARKRRTPARRAWLDALAVWLDEGRLDALLAQAPLGLARATLTHLTGFAPEALTLPDAALAIGQHGPAANDGWVIAREHWRALQAKTLDTLRAYHERVPDEQGLDAARLRRMAAPLVDDVLWRALVDALVDGGEAARSGPWLHLPSHAVSLDAREEALAQTLLPLVRAGRFDPPWVRDLAGTTGAAEDAVRALLRKLARRGDVHQVVRDLFYHADVVRELAVLVGQLAQARASGVDAATFRDATGLGRKRAIQILEFFDRVGYTRFHRDLHFLRPDSGWLDTTA, translated from the coding sequence ATGATCGTCGGCACCGCGGGGCACATCGATCACGGCAAGACGACGCTGGTGCGCGCGCTGACCGGCGTCGACACCGATCGCCTGAAGGAAGAGAAGGCGCGCGGCATCTCGATCGAGCTCGGGTATGCGTATACGCCGCTCGACAACGGCGACGTGCTCGGCCTGATCGACGTGCCCGGACACGAAAAGCTGATCCATACGATGGCGGCCGGCGCGTGCGGGATCGACTTCGCGCTGCTCGTGATCGCCGCCGACGACGGCGTGATGCCGCAGACGCGCGAGCATCTCGCGATCCTGCAACTGCTCGGCGTCAGCCACGGCGCGATCGCGCTGACGAAAGGCGATCGCGTCGACGACGCGCGGCGTGCGCAGGTGCGCGACGAGATCGCCGCATGGCTGCACGAATCGACGCTCGCCGAAGCGCCTGTCTTCGAAACCTGCGCGACCGATGCGGCCGACGCCGGCGTCGCGGCGCTCAAGCGTCATCTTTCCGATGCGGCGATCGCCTGGCGCGCGCGCCGCGACGACGGGCTGTTCCGGCTTGCGGTCGACCGCGTGTTCACGCTGGCGGGGCAGGGCACGGTCGTGACCGGCACCGCGTTCGCCGGTCATGCGAACACCGGCGAGACGCTCGCGATCGTGCGCACCGGCCGCGCGGCGCGCGTGCGCAGCATTCACGCGCAGAACCGGCCGGTCGACGTCGGACACGCGGGCGAGCGGTGCGCGCTGAATCTCGCGGGCATCGACAAGGCCGACATCGAGCGCGGCGACACGATCGCGGACGCGCGGCTCGTCGCGACGTCGCCGCGTATCGACGTCGAGCTGACGCTGCTCGCGGATGCAGGATTGACGCTCACGCACTGGGCGCCGCTGCACGTGCATCTCGGCACGCTGCATCGCGTCGCGCACGTCGCGCTGCTCGACGGCGAATCGCTCGCGGCGGGCCAGCGGATGCGCGCGCAACTGGTGTTCGACGAGCCGGTGTTCGCGCTGCCGGGCGACCGCTACATCGTGCGCAATCCGCAAGCGACGCGCACGGTCGGCGGCGGCCGCGTGCTCGATCCGTTCGGGCCTGCACGCAAGCGCCGCACGCCCGCGCGCCGCGCGTGGCTCGACGCGCTCGCGGTGTGGCTCGACGAAGGGCGGCTCGACGCGCTGCTCGCGCAGGCGCCGCTCGGCCTTGCGCGCGCGACGCTCACGCACCTGACCGGTTTCGCGCCTGAGGCGCTGACGTTGCCCGACGCCGCGCTGGCGATCGGCCAGCACGGCCCGGCGGCGAACGACGGCTGGGTGATCGCGCGCGAGCACTGGCGTGCGCTGCAGGCGAAAACGCTCGACACGCTGCGTGCGTATCACGAGCGCGTGCCCGACGAGCAGGGCCTCGATGCGGCGCGTTTGCGCCGGATGGCGGCGCCGCTCGTCGACGACGTGCTGTGGCGTGCGCTCGTCGACGCGCTGGTCGACGGCGGCGAAGCGGCGCGAAGCGGCCCTTGGCTGCATCTGCCGTCGCATGCGGTGAGCCTGGATGCGCGCGAGGAGGCGCTCGCGCAGACGCTGTTGCCGCTCGTGCGGGCCGGGCGCTTCGATCCGCCGTGGGTGCGCGATCTCGCCGGCACGACCGGCGCGGCCGAGGATGCGGTGCGCGCGCTGTTGCGCAAGCTCGCGCGGCGCGGCGACGTGCATCAGGTCGTGCGCGACCTGTTCTATCACGCGGACGTGGTGCGGGAACTTGCCGTGCTCGTCGGGCAGCTCGCGCAGGCGCGCGCGAGTGGCGTCGATGCCGCGACGTTCCGCGATGCGACGGGGCTTGGCCGCAAGCGTGCGATCCAGATCCTCGAATTCTTCGATCGGGTTGGGTATACTCGCTTCCACCGCGATCTTCACTTCCTGCGCCCTGATAGCGGCTGGCTCGATACGACGGCGTAG
- a CDS encoding acetyltransferase, translating into MRNSAKDIFVFNGDADGLCALQQLRLSEGAGAALVTGVKRDIQLLSRVEAGPDCRVTVLDLSHDRNRADVERLLSAGATVRYFDHHYAGDLPAHPRFESHIDTAPDVCTSTLVNRHVDGRYVKWAVAAAFGDSLPAVGQALGREQGLAPEVVDALALLGRCLNYNAYGEDIDDLFYPPQVLADAMLPHADPLAFIADSGMLPVLADGYRDDLQAARAVSPEFDMPGAAMLVLPDERWARRVSGVLANELTQLGPARALAILSPRRGGGYVVSVRVPACRPLGADDFCRSFDTGGGRRLAAGINHLPEVDVDRFAASFKAAFAD; encoded by the coding sequence ATCCGTAATTCGGCGAAAGATATCTTCGTTTTCAACGGCGACGCGGACGGTCTCTGCGCGTTGCAGCAACTACGTCTGAGCGAGGGCGCGGGCGCTGCGCTCGTGACCGGCGTGAAGCGCGACATCCAGCTGTTGTCGCGCGTCGAAGCCGGCCCCGACTGTCGCGTGACCGTGCTCGATCTGTCGCATGACAGAAACCGCGCCGACGTCGAGCGCCTCCTGAGCGCCGGCGCTACGGTGCGCTACTTCGATCACCACTACGCGGGCGACTTGCCGGCGCACCCGCGCTTCGAGTCGCATATCGATACCGCGCCCGATGTCTGCACCAGTACGCTGGTGAATCGCCATGTCGACGGACGTTACGTGAAATGGGCCGTGGCGGCCGCATTCGGCGACTCGCTGCCGGCCGTCGGGCAGGCGCTCGGGCGCGAGCAGGGCCTCGCGCCCGAGGTCGTCGACGCGCTCGCGCTGCTTGGCCGCTGTCTGAACTACAACGCGTACGGCGAGGATATCGACGATCTGTTCTACCCGCCCCAGGTGCTGGCGGACGCGATGTTGCCGCACGCAGATCCGCTCGCGTTCATCGCGGATTCCGGCATGTTGCCGGTGTTGGCGGATGGATATCGCGACGACCTGCAGGCGGCGCGCGCCGTGTCCCCCGAATTCGACATGCCCGGCGCGGCAATGCTCGTGCTGCCCGACGAACGCTGGGCGCGCCGCGTGAGCGGCGTGCTCGCGAACGAACTGACGCAGCTCGGCCCGGCGCGCGCGCTCGCCATCCTGAGTCCACGGCGCGGCGGCGGCTATGTGGTCAGCGTCCGCGTGCCGGCCTGCCGCCCGCTCGGCGCGGACGACTTCTGCCGGTCGTTCGACACGGGCGGCGGCCGCCGGCTCGCGGCGGGCATCAATCATCTTCCCGAGGTCGACGTCGACCGCTTCGCGGCCAGTTTCAAGGCTGCATTCGCCGACTGA